In Ornithodoros turicata isolate Travis chromosome 1, ASM3712646v1, whole genome shotgun sequence, the DNA window GTACGCGTGTCAGGGAGAGAACAGTCCTTTGCGCGGTGTCCGACATTGAAGCACCTTGCACACATGTCTGGTGGAACAGTTGCAGGTTTAGCCTTCCTTTGTATTTCGGGTGGTTGGCTTCGCATGCCGTCAGAAGGTTTCTGGTCCCGAACTCCTTCTTGGTCATTTCTGCTTGTTGTGAATGTCTTCGCTGTTCGTTGTTTGGAGTGGTCGGTGGAGGGAGTTTTGTGCACTGTGTCCGTAGATTGGCGATCAATTTCCCGAGCGTACTGTACCAGGTCGTTCACAGAACCTTGCCGGAGCGTGTAAAAGGCAGAGACCATAGGTTTGTGCCTTGGTTCGAGAACACCGTCGATAATCCAGTCCACTATGTCAGGGTCAGAGAGTTGGTACTTTCCTTTCTTGATCCGTTGTAATCGGGCGTAAATGTAATCCACAAGGGGTTCCTTCTCGCGTTGGCGTCGTAGGTTGACGTGGTTCACCCACTGGCGAAACAAAAAGGGAATATCAAATTCTTTTTGGAGAGCGGTGATCCAGTCATTCCATTGTGTTAGCTTAGTGCCCTCGGTTTTATGCCATTCCAATGCGCGTCCTCGAAGTCTTGATATAGCAGAGCTGAGCGTTGCGTTGTCGCTCCATCCGGACCTCTCTCGTAAGGACTGCACAGCGGAATGCCAGTCTTTGAAACAGTCGGCGTCGTTCCCGTAGTAGAGTGGTAGCGTAGACGTCAAGTCTGGCATCGTAGTTACCTGCAGTGCGGTTGCGTGTTGCTGTTCGAGAAGTTTGGTGATCGAGCTCAATGCAGTTGCCAGCATGTTGATGACGGTGGGGTCGTTAGGGCTAGCGTTGGGTGTGGCCCCAAAAGGTTCCAGAAGAGGCGGTGTCGTAGTGGAGGTAGCGGTTGTAGCGGTGGTGGCAGTGGCCGATACGGTTTTCCTCGTCGCCATGTCGGATAAAAATGGAATCGGAATCGGAaataggaagaagaaaaaaacgaaactttaatacgtaagacaaacgtctGACATTGCCAAAGGTGTAGCGTCGAATGCCTCCGACGGAACTCTCTGTTTTCCCCGCCCGTCTCGGCCGTCTCGGGTATCGTGCCCTCCTCGCTCTCgtgcgcgcgtactttgaccgctgcgctaacacgctaaCAAAACACTGGACGCGAGATGAAGAAGAAATACACAAGACAGGTGCTTAGTGTCTTCTCTGTCTTGCTTCAAGTGTTCTCTGCACTAAGTCCTTCAAAAGTcatgtaccaactagcccaacagtCCATGCAAGTTTGGCAATGGCAGAGCTTCCCAGCAAGCCCAGGTGAGCAAATTGCCAGCCCTCCTCTGACTAAGATTTAGTCTCAACGCTCTAATTACTGCTTGTTTTGTTCATGCAACATTCAGTATGGTGACTGTCATGCCCGAGTGTTTCAAACCATGTCACAGGTTCCTGAAACCCTATGTGCAAATCCAAGCTACATACCCATGATCGTAAAGTGAGCAGTAGGGCACATTGAGATGCCTTAGAAACTCCCAGATATCATGATAAGTCCAGGTGAGGATTGGGCTAACCCGGATATGGGGAGGCCAGCCTTTGTCCGTGGCAGCAAAAAGGGAAAGCTTCTCAGAGTTTGGGTCTGTCTGTCGTGTTCCCATAAGCACAGCACGAACATTAGGCAGTTCAGACCACACGTGCCACATAGATTCCTTCTGAGAGCCAGAGTAGCAGTGAAGGTTCAGATTGTACCTGTAGTAAATTAAAACAAATAAGGAGAGTTTTGTCGTGGTGAACTGAAAAACTTGAAATATTAAGCCTAGCTTCATATGTTCCAACATATTGAATTAACACTGTTCCATAGCAGATGAATACAGTCAATTTCAGTAACGAatggtaactttttttttttttttcagagaaaAACGTTTATCCTTCTCTTTTCCATCCTTCTCAGCAGATGTTAGTACAATGTATCCAGCACAAAAGCTTTGGATATCTTCAGTCAGGACGCTCCTCAGGCATGATCTTGCACAAATTTAACTTATGTAGCCTGTGTAATTTTAACACAAGGACATTCCTACCAGCAGTTAACTCTACATGCTTTTCTAGTTGCATACAAGAAGCACAAGAAGGTTCTAGAGCTGACACACTTATAGGCCGGGCCTTGACAAATGTATCTATTGCCACTGTGAGAAGCCTGTATTCCTTCACCTTAATCCCTTCAGTATGGTAAGGGTAACATTGCTCCTGGAGCCTGAGATCATGATAGTCTCACTCACCAAAGACTAGCCAAAGTCAATGTCCCCAGAATGGACTTAGGTGTGGGGGTTGAATGGGTTCACTATGACTCATGTCGTTGGCTGAGCAATGACTGAGTGACTTTATTAAAAGCTGTTCAACTATCTGACACTACTGAATGACAGTCACTGCTTCATATGCTatattcaccattctttttGCAAGCCTGTGTTCATCCAGATGCAGAATGCTCAAAAACAAATGCATTTAATGTCTCGTGCTTCATGCAAATTTAGGCAGAAAATGAATGCTTCTCTAGCAATCCACGTGTCCTTATACTGATGAATGGTACAGTGATTAAACTGAGGTCTGACAAACTTCTAACAACGGGCCGTGACTGTGAGATATTTGTACATACACACACAGACTTAAACTGTGACGTATTTGTCATTTCATTTGTACTGAATGTCTAGTAATAGTACATGTGGTACCCCATTTGTACTGACAGGTACTGTGCAGAGAAATGCTTCTTTGACTGAAAACAGAGCATCACTAAAGCAtttcaaatacacaatacagaTGAAGAGAGTGCTATTGTTCCACTTTTCCAACTTGAGCAGTAGTTTCGCTTATCAAATTGAAACTTGCATTGTTATCAACTAAGTGCTCCAACACATATTTCTTTAGCCACACGCAAGAAACTAACATTTTTGTAGTTAGGCGATAAATTGAACAACTGTTCAAAATTTCATAGTATTGAAGCAAGCTTCAGTATCATGCACCAACACGAAAAAGCCCAGAGTCTTTTATGAGTAATCGAGTGCATCGTGGAGAAGAATATCAGGCAAGCTTGAGATGACTACGTGATGCTAAACTTGTATATGGTGACAACACAGGCACTCCAAAGGATAACAGTGAAAACCATTCCCTTAGACATGCCACTGTTTTGGTGTGTGTGCTTTTCATTGATAGACACCATCCTTTATTCGTGTCACTTTGCTCAACACCATACCCATGTACGTACTAATCACTTAAGTGTGAATGGGTGAAGGCCTTGAACTTACCTTGCAACAGTCTGATCAACAAAATTTTCTATTTCTGGAAATGCATCCGGACACCGAATGTAAATAGTGTGCAGCTTCTGCATCTCGATGTCGTTCTTATTGCACCACTTTTGCAGTACACAGGTTGTTAAGTGCAGCAATGCCGTGCAGTCTTTCCCACCATTGAAGGCAAGTGCCAAAGTATCGAATGGACTGTACTGGTCAAAACACTCTTCAAGCGCTTTGATTGCCTGGAACACAAGCTTCCCAACACACTTGCTAGCATCATGTGCTAGAGCATAAAGGGCATTCACTGCTGCCTCTCCACGTGTTGAAAAGGGATATGTAACACAATTCATTGGGAGCACGGAACGTAAATAAGCTTCAGCCTTATCAAGGCTCTCCTTTGTATCAGTCCGTATAGTTAACTTTAATTTGTAGAATTCATTTCTTAATTCTGGATAAGACCCAAATTGAAAGTTGTCACTATCTTTAAAGTGTGATACCACTTTTCTCAGAATGTCGGCAACTTGATATTCTGAACAATTCAGATAGAGGCATACTTCGTGAAAGGTCTTCAATCCTGACATCCCTCGCAGTACATTTGGCATGTTTTGGGCCTTAAAGTATTTTGGAATCCCTGGTAGCACAAATATTCCTGTACGAAACAAACGGGTAAGCACAGCCACCTTCACTTTCACAGGGTACAGTGATGATCAAAGATGACTTTGGAATGATTGCCAACCTCCTGGCATGGTCCGACCGATAGGGCGGCGACAAGCCGTGGTTTTCGAACACACGAAAAAACTCTTCGGTGAAAATGAGCTCTTCATTGAAAGTCTTGGCTATTCCTTCGTAAGTGACGTAATCGTGAGTGGGTCCTACACCGCCGGATGTAGAAACAATTATGTATTTTGATGAGCATTGTGCAGTCTGATCCGCAACGTCGTCTACTGAGTCAGAAACAACGCTAACCCTCTTAACTTCTATTCCAATGTCGTGCAGACGTTTCCACAAAATATGCCAACTGGTATCCCCAAAACACGGCCAGACAGAGTTTCCTTGCTGATGACTACAACAGCAGCAGTGGTCCAGAAAATGTGTGTGATTCCGTAATTTTAAAATTCAAATCGGCTTCGCACGTGCCGCATACGAGAAAAAGCTAACCAAGGCCAGAGGACAACGACCAATTTGCGTAAGCAGCAGACATCACCTGCTACACTTGTTTTCCAAACACGCCACTCCACCGAGCCTGACCGAGTACACAGAGTCCACGAGTACACTACACAAGTTCAAGATGGAATTGTGGACGAGATTAGCAGAAAGTGAGGCAAAGTGACGTCATAGCATTAAAGTACAACTTGAAATAGGTTTTCGTGGTTTTCATAGTTCTGGTGTTGTTTTCCCATCCGCAGAAGTGGATGTATAATCATCCCAACGAGAACGACGGACACGACATTAGCACCACCAGCGTTGATAGGGTTTACTATTAACAAATTAACAAACCGACACTCCAATGAGCAAGACAGAGGATGTCATCAGGATACTGTTTCGCGataccgaaaccgaaaatgAAAAGCCACCGGATGTGCTACTACGCCGCCTACTACATTGGGAACATCCTGCTTGTGATATCGCaagatatctgccctgatttaaaAGGGATTAGGCGCAACTGAACCTGAATCTCAAAAGACTGATAAGCAGAGAAAAATCGTCCTAAAAACGTGAACAAGATGCTATGTTTTATTttatagttcttttttttttttttttttctatagcaTATATAGCAAAACTAACAAAACCCCGAGCTTGAGGGAACACGAAGAGGAACGACTTACACGAAGGCTCAGACACAATTTTGTACCTGTGACTGCCTTTTGGGAGTCTGCCCTGTATCAAAAGGGTTGAAGCAGGTTGAAGGAAGGACTCGTATGTTGCTACAAATTAAGAAAAGAAGCGAAGAATACCCGGCACATTTACAGGTGGACCCTCGTTCAGGTTCAGGTCCAGTCTCGAGTAATCCTTTCTGAATCAAGGCAGGTGATGAAACACCACAGGCGAAAATTTAGAGAAAATGTTTCAAAGAGTCCCACCAGGGGTGCACCAAGCCGTCCAATGCAGCGATGCATCCAATGATGAATCCAGATCTCCAGATCCCAAGGTGGCTAACGACTAACGACTAGAAGAGTACGCTGTAACAGCGGGTACTTACGCATGGCAGTGTACCCGGACGCGGCAATATCCTTCGTCGGTTAGCGCCTACTGTAATATTAAATTAATAACAGTGAAATACACAAGTGACCAGTGTGATATTGATGACATTATGGCCTCCAATGATTTGCCTAGGAGAACTGCTCGCACTTGTGCAAATATTGACGCACCTTCGCGCGGTGAGTTTGTGTTGTGTTGCGCTCTGCAAGTAATAAATGTCAGAGTCGTTGGTTCAAATATCAACATCCTATGATCTCCCATATTATCTTTCGTAATTAAGTATTGCAAGCATGCGCGTCGGTATGTGAATTGTAAGAGTGCAACGATTACTGTACGTTGTGCACCAAATGAAAAATTCAGTATAATTCATTTCGGCGTAGTTGGAGTGGGCCAGGAGACAGTTTTGACATGTCCCTCACATTtgcatagtttcggattgttcCAGATTGCCATGAGATGCGACAGGGATGTCACGCGAGTACTGCTCGATAGTTTTACTTTTTACTAATTTTCAACAGCCTTGCTTACATGGGCTCTGCACGAGTGGGTCGAGTTGACCGTCAACGCGATTTGGACTCGACCCTTCGCGTTTACGCGAACTTGCTCTAACGCATGTCGATCGCAGAAGCGCCGCGTCAAATTATGATGGCTGTGTCTAGAGGTCCGTCGAACGGACCCGATTCTTTATGCAGCGGGGTCCGTCGGATGGTATGATGGATGGTATGAGGAACTAGATCCTGTTTCCTAACCTAaccaacctaacctagagctgtACGAAGCTAACTTGCACTAATCTGACTAgaataaactaacctaacctaaaataaCTTGATCTAACATAAGATAATGTTGAAAGCGGAGTGCCCCGACGGACTCcgatgtacagtcaaactcctttacaatgaaactcaggggacagcaaaaaagttcgcagtaaaggtattttcgttaaaaaggatgtctattattgaacctataggctccagcgggaccgcaaaaaaaatttgctgtagtggtattttcgttaaaaaggtgtgcgctataaaggagtttgactgtataaacAATCGGGTCCGTCGGACCGACGGACCCCATTCTTTACGCGGCGGGTTCTGTCGAATCGTCCGTGGTATGAGGAACTAGACTgtttcctaacctaacctagagctgcACGAAGCTAACGTGCACTATCCTCACTAgaataaactaacctaacactaacctaacctaaactaacttGATCTAACACGACATAATGTTGAGCCGACGGACCCCGATGTATAAACAATCACGTCCGTCCAACGGATCTCTCGTGTCCGTCTGACGGACCTCTAGACACTTCCAATTATGACAGCGGGAGCTCGTGGTTTAGTATTTCCGACCATGGTCTCTGTCGCATGAGAGCAGAAGATCGCGGCTGGCGCAACACGGCCCTTCGAAGGCTATGCTCAACGCGACGATGAGCGTATCGAAACGGAGCTTGCCACTAAAAACCAGGGCtcgaaaccgttattttttgggggttcggttcaagttccgattcaaggttatcggttcgggttcagcgcaaccaaagTAACGGTTTGAACCTATATCGGTTCGAGCCGGTTTACatgtgctgtgctaatcagtgtaccacatgtggGAATTAATATCAGGTTCTGGCGATGGCttgcttctttcttcctcttactccctcgcctctacacttcgtaggtacaaagaaccatgcagttcacagcagatAATCGtttactgtaccgaaaagtgctgggaaatggtgTACAGCTAGCATACGCTTGAATTTtattgcaaaaggctatcgccaatttctaaagaaaaaaaaaagagaagaaagtgGCCACGTGGTAGATAGGCGTGTCCCAGAGTCCCATGCGCAGTGCGACACGTTGCTCCCCATTGAAAAGAGAGGgcgccgctcctgtgtttccttcttccATGCTCTGggtctggaccacacgccaacctCTTTCTCGTAGTCACTAGGGGTCTGCGTTGCTTGCGGATGTTACTCTttgaactattaaaatttacgtcgccttcacactgcAACGCTGAAGGAATGcaagcagccgaggcaacaatgcaaagtgtagctgtcATGTGGcacatctttttttgttttacacctcgagtctcaaaaatgtacagggatgtcgtgaacctttttgaggtgaggctgtaggaggtgcatgggctcaccacttcttggtttatcaatttttccgctctatgaattcggcaagattccaagtgatgcagggagctggtgcGCGGGAGTCGAGTGGGAAGGCATAGGCATTTTTACGGTCTGGCGAACccgttaccacatcatattttttcggttcggttcagtacggcaaaaaaaaaaacgtttttttttgcggttttcggttgcggttcagttccggtttctaGCCCTGCTAAAACCAGAAGAGGTCGAAAGTGGCCATGTTCTGCTTTCAAAAGTTAACTCGAGCCTTCTTCAAAACATCAATGGGTGACACTTGACAAAAAAAGGCCTTCAAAAACTGTGTAGTTACTGTGTGTCTTTTTGCCATAATAAATTCTTTaaatgttgttgttttattgttGTTCAATTATCAATGCTGCTGAATCCAGCTAGCCacgtccagcccaccaacgctctgccctcaaagctctctttacCTTTCTGGGTACCACAGGACTTTGATCCTTATTGAGAAGGGGCCCATTATttaattccccgcatcaccactagcaatggggtagagtatcgcccctggcgatgataCTACCCGTTCATCATcttgcaataaagttgttgtttttctctGTGGAGGCCAACATAAGCGAGCGTACCTTTATCCTGAAAAGATACTATGTGGTTGATGCACCCAATCATTTAAATTTCATGCACTAAATTTTGGTACCCAACATGCTATGTGCTCCAGAGCACTCCAAAATTGCACGTTTGCATGCTCCAAAGTCTTTCACAACCAACATTTTGTTGGTCCAAAAATTGCTCCAAATTATTGTTTGAGGGTGGCATCACTGGGTCGAGCGAGGAAAGAAGCAGAGGTCTCAGAATCTGATCTCAGAATTGTGATTGTGCAGAAATTATGTCATTGTGTCTTCAGTCTGTAATGATAAATCAGTTGAGCCTGCCACGTGGCAGCTCTGATGCAGAAAGAACGTTATCTTAGCCATGCTACGTGTAGAGGCCGAAGTGGTGTCGAATGGACAATGGCTTGCTTTCGATGCAGACAATTATGTATATAAAGAAGTCGACGCGAAACACAATAATGACATGGAGATACGTAGCATCTGAGCTTTCATACACTGGCGAAGCTTGCGTGTTGTAACCACAGAACAACGAAAATTCTGTTTAGAGCCATTATCACAGTGGTGGCTTGAATCAAATGACTTGGGTTTCACGCGAAATTCACAATGACATATGAAATCTGGGAGGAAACACCTAATTTCTTTATGAACTTCTGTATGAAAGTATCACCTGATTTTAACCCCCCAAATTACAAAAGTAATAAATTCCAGAAAAATAAAACGGAAAAAGAGAAATCATAGGTATAAATAATGTCGCAACAtcctttctctcctttttaTTAAACATTGTGATGTTGTTTCTCccgtgtgttgttgttgtgccactTTTTGATAGTTACCAGATGTACCAACTGCCCCAAGTGTCAATGTTAATACTGTTCTAGGTATTTCAGCACCACCTGGAGAAGTCAGTACCGGTGGCACAGTTCACGCAAATGGACCCCTGGCAGTTCCAACCCGGTACACCTCCGCAAGGCCGGAACATATTC includes these proteins:
- the LOC135377865 gene encoding FAD synthase-like encodes the protein MPNVLRGMSGLKTFHEVCLYLNCSEYQVADILRKVVSHFKDSDNFQFGSYPELRNEFYKLKLTIRTDTKESLDKAEAYLRSVLPMNCVTYPFSTRGEAAVNALYALAHDASKCVGKLVFQAIKALEECFDQYSPFDTLALAFNGGKDCTALLHLTTCVLQKWCNKNDIEMQKLHTIYIRCPDAFPEIENFVDQTVARYNLNLHCYSGSQKESMWHVWSELPNVRAVLMGTRQTDPNSEKLSLFAATDKGWPPHIRVSPILTWTYHDIWEFLRHLNVPYCSLYDHGYTSLGNRVNTKPNVFLLDVGEDGEVYLPAYLLNDPSEERGGRISTAQN